The Numida meleagris isolate 19003 breed g44 Domestic line chromosome 7, NumMel1.0, whole genome shotgun sequence genome contains a region encoding:
- the PTGFR gene encoding prostaglandin F2-alpha receptor isoform X2 yields MNSSKSPGLAGFGIIKNTTCHTEKKISVFFSIIFMTVGILSNSLAIAILMKAYQRFRQKSKASFLLLASGLVITDLFGHLINGAIAVFVYASDKDWIRFNQSNILCSVFGICMVFFGLCPLFLGSVMAVERCIGVTKPIFHSTKMTSKHVKMMLTMVSMARIGINASHSKENCETILFALRMATWNQILDPWVYILLRKAVLKNLYKITRGCCGMHIINLHMWELSSIKNSLKVAAISESPLSSKQINLQPLSSTGQ; encoded by the exons ATGAACAGTTCCAAATCACCAGGGCTGGCTGGATttggaataataaaaaacacaacCTGCCACACAGAGAAGAAGATTTCcgtttttttttcaataatctTCATGACGGTGGGAATTCTGTCCAACAGTCTTGCAATAGCAATTCTCATGAAAGCGTATCAGAGATTTAGACAAAAGTCCAAAGCCTCATTTTTGCTTCTTGCTAGTGGCTTGGTCATCACCGATCTCTTTGGCCACCTCATCAATGGAGCCATTGCGGTGTTTGTGTATGCGTCGGACAAAGACTGGATTCGATTTAACCAGTCCAACattctttgcagtgtttttggCATCTGCAtggttttctttggtttgtgcCCGCTCTTTCTGGGCAGCGTGATGGCTGTTGAACGTTGCATTGGAGTCACCAAGCCAATATTTCACTCCACAAAAATGACTTCTAAACATGTGAAAATGATGTTGACTATG GTTTCAATGGCCAGAATTGGGATAAATGCAAGTCATTCAAAGGAGAACTGTGAAACAATACTTTTCGCTCTCCGAATGGCAACATGGAATCAGATTTTAGATCCCTGGGTGTACATTCTTCTCCGGAAAGCCGTTCTTAAAAACCTGTACAAGATCACAAGGGGATGTTGTGGCATGCACATCATAAACTTACACATGTGGGAACTCAGCTCCATCAAGAATTCTTTAAAGGTTGCAGCAATATCTGAGTCACCACTAAGttccaaacaaataaatctACAGCCGCTCAGCTCGACAGGGCAATAA
- the PTGFR gene encoding prostaglandin F2-alpha receptor isoform X1, producing MNSSKSPGLAGFGIIKNTTCHTEKKISVFFSIIFMTVGILSNSLAIAILMKAYQRFRQKSKASFLLLASGLVITDLFGHLINGAIAVFVYASDKDWIRFNQSNILCSVFGICMVFFGLCPLFLGSVMAVERCIGVTKPIFHSTKMTSKHVKMMLTMVCLFAVLIALLPILRFRAYQIQASRTWCFYKTEHVEDWEDRFYLLFFSCLGLLALAISFLCNAVTGITLLRVKFKSQQRQGRSHHFEMIIQLLAIMCVSCICWSPFLVSMARIGINASHSKENCETILFALRMATWNQILDPWVYILLRKAVLKNLYKITRGCCGMHIINLHMWELSSIKNSLKVAAISESPLSSKQINLQPLSSTGQ from the exons ATGAACAGTTCCAAATCACCAGGGCTGGCTGGATttggaataataaaaaacacaacCTGCCACACAGAGAAGAAGATTTCcgtttttttttcaataatctTCATGACGGTGGGAATTCTGTCCAACAGTCTTGCAATAGCAATTCTCATGAAAGCGTATCAGAGATTTAGACAAAAGTCCAAAGCCTCATTTTTGCTTCTTGCTAGTGGCTTGGTCATCACCGATCTCTTTGGCCACCTCATCAATGGAGCCATTGCGGTGTTTGTGTATGCGTCGGACAAAGACTGGATTCGATTTAACCAGTCCAACattctttgcagtgtttttggCATCTGCAtggttttctttggtttgtgcCCGCTCTTTCTGGGCAGCGTGATGGCTGTTGAACGTTGCATTGGAGTCACCAAGCCAATATTTCACTCCACAAAAATGACTTCTAAACATGTGAAAATGATGTTGACTATGGTATGTCTGTTTGCTGTTCTTATAGCTTTGCTGCCTATTCTTAGGTTTAGAGCCTATCAAATTCAAGCATCGAGGACCTGGTGCTTCTATAAAACAGAACATGTTGAGGACTGGGAAGACAGATtttatctcttatttttttcttgccttggGTTACTGGCCCTTGCTATTTCATTCTTGTGCAATGCTGTCACAGGAATTACCCTCTTAAGGGTCAAATTTAAAAGTCAACAAAGACAAGGCAGATCgcatcattttgaaatgatcATTCAGCTCTTGGCTATAATGTGTGTTTCTTGCATTTGCTGGAGTCCATTCCTG GTTTCAATGGCCAGAATTGGGATAAATGCAAGTCATTCAAAGGAGAACTGTGAAACAATACTTTTCGCTCTCCGAATGGCAACATGGAATCAGATTTTAGATCCCTGGGTGTACATTCTTCTCCGGAAAGCCGTTCTTAAAAACCTGTACAAGATCACAAGGGGATGTTGTGGCATGCACATCATAAACTTACACATGTGGGAACTCAGCTCCATCAAGAATTCTTTAAAGGTTGCAGCAATATCTGAGTCACCACTAAGttccaaacaaataaatctACAGCCGCTCAGCTCGACAGGGCAATAA